Within the Hevea brasiliensis isolate MT/VB/25A 57/8 chromosome 2, ASM3005281v1, whole genome shotgun sequence genome, the region CGGTGCGAAATTACAGACCCGAGTAACTATTGAATTTTCTCGAATTAAAGGTACCTatgcgaagcccacaacacgggggttagtatataattttacggaattttctgaactcatttaatgctcggaaaaacactgcgaagtttcgcaGGATCCACTGGAAAACGGTATCggaaaaattttaaatgagtattgccgcgaagctctcgtcgagtgTAGCACTCCGGTATTCTCGGATTTTTGGTGGGTTTTACGATTTTCGAGAGATCTAGCTCAAAaatcaaaataggctaaaactttctgagtaaaaattggacaaaccgctcgatagatttttgtgttcttggtgtctatagaaagctctcaAGGTGTAGATGTGTTTTGCAATAAGACCAAGTCCGATTAGTGGCCGGATTGGTCGAAATCAGCCCGGGAAAATGGAAAGTCGCGTGCACAGAGGAGGAGTTTGGCGCAATTTTCCGGCCGCCTGGAGGCTTGCCGGCGACTGGGGAAGGGCAAGGGAGGTTGCCGGTGCTGCGAGGAGGGAGGGGAGGCGGTGGCCGGCGCAgagggagagggaggagagagaaatgagAGGAAGAAAAATGGCGTCTAGAGGAGAAAGGGAGagggaaaaaggaagaagaaaggaccGTTTCGATTCAATCGGTCCAATTCAATTCAGTTCGATTCTGCCGGTTCGATTTAGGAtactcgaaattaaatttttactttattttgggACAAAAAATGAGGCCcacaaatttcgaaaaaattctagaaaactcagaaaaattcgtaggatctaaatatatttttagttttaccacgtagtctttaaataaatttttaaaaatcatcaaagttttatatttttaaaaaatcgaacctgatttcaaaaattcgaaaaatttcaaataatttctccaaatttaaataaaataaaatattaatagttatccataaaataattaatttaaaaattataggtGTTACAATAAGTGCCTTGAAATATCAAGTTTCAAAAAATAATAACATTTGTCTAATCTAATTTAGTCTAATAGTGAAGAATATATTACTTACCTGATAGATATCAATTTTGAGTTTTCATTTCTCTAATTCCTTATCAGAAAAAATTACAGCACTATATTTATTTTGCTTCTGAAAGTTTTAAAAGAGAgttattaaattttgaatttaggattttttttatattataaaatgggGACTCGAGCATTTGATATTCttactatttaaaatattaattatataattaagtgcaatataaaattaaacattaacgatataaattgtaataatttgaaatttttccAAAGTTGGGATATTTATCAGAGCTCTTGATAATTTCCTTGTGGTAATCTGATACAGCTTGAAGAGAGAATGTGCATATGAAAATGAAAGGCACTTTGCTTTTgtgtattaaattataaaatctaACCATTCATATCTCAAACCTTATATAtacaatattatatataattaggGTAATACTgtaatgcaaaaaattaaaaattttaatttaaattgattttttattttaaaaaattccaAAGTATAAAAGGATAAAAACTCTTAGAATCCATGGAAGTAGAATTAAAAAAAAGATTTATTGACTAACATTTATACTTAATGAAAGATATTGGAAAGAATTATAAATTTGTCACTCTTATTGCATTTTTAGACTTCACTAGCATTTTCACTTATCATGATTAATAGGCTTGTCATTATATAGTATAGTTTTATTAAGATTTGACTAACAAAAGAGGGTTCGCCCCACAAAATTAAATAAGACATTCTGCTAAAACAGATATGATAATGGCAGATGGGGTAGAGGACTGACCACTTTGTCTACTCTACTCATGATTTTGTACTTTGATCGATTGACTGTAAAAAAGTAAAAATCAAAATACTAATTGCCATTAGTAACACAAGGAAGTGTTCGTAACTCAGCTGATAGGAGGATGAGGGTGGATTCAACCTTCGGACGGGAGGAGAGACCTTCCCTTGCCCAAAGGACGGGAGGGTTACCGAGAGACTGCCACTGAAGAATATGGTTACTGTTGTATAGCCCATCAATTTTTATTTGGTGCATTAaactacattaaaaaaaaaaaaaaaaacccgtaTCAAATTTGTTACACCATCACATGCTCTATCTCTATCTCTTTGCTGTTCCAACAACCAAAAGTTATGTTTTCTCAATAAAAAATGGTCCAATATTATGTTCTCTACCTCACCTTCTATTTCTAATTCCTTGGAGTCCATAATGATGAGTCATTGAAATCAAACATATGATCTTATGGCATCTTGGGCTAAGAACAAGCTTGCTAAACTCACAACCTACAAATCCAATAATAGACTACTCCTTCCTCCCCTTGATACTTCTTCTGTTAGTTTTCTTTcttatattttttagtatttgTTGAATTTCTGACATCCTACACTGACAAATTTTGAATTGATTGTAGGTTGAGGAAGTTGGTTTAGCAGCTGATTTAGGATGTGCCATGTGCCAAAAGAGGGTGGCTGATGCAATTTCAAGAATTGATGGTAAATACCAATTCTATACATATGATATATTCTCGATTCTTGATGATTGTCCTCATTGTGAACATATGTTTGCAGATATTGAATCTGTTGTGGTGCATGTTGCAGAGAAGAAAGTGACCCTTACTCGTAAATCTAGTGCCAAAGGTTCCTCTGCTGCTGCTTCTGCCAAAGCCTCCAGGGTTGCTTTATTTCCATTCCATACATAAGTTTTGCATCTTTTGTATGCATGTCATCTGAGATGGTGTTCATTCTGGTTAATTTCATGCTGTAGAACCTATTATGCTAATGATGTTGATAAGCAGCCGAGTATAATTCTGCAGATAATTACATAAATCAAGCAATGGGCCATTTCTATACACAAAACAAGAGGGATGGTTTCTGTTATTCAACAAGAATTGCTACTCAGAATTTATGTTGGGATATCCCATGAAAAATTTCTTTCGAATATATCTAACTCATCAGTTGCAATTCCCCATTTGAGATCTGCACATTCCCAAGAAAAAGATGCTCCCCTCTAGAACTGCACATTCCATGAACAATGTCAACAGAACAAGCCTAGAATAATGAGCAAGCTACGCTACAGCCACAACACTAACCATGCCTTTCCCCTCCACCAACACATAAAAAATTTTTGAGATCAGATTCCACATCAAAAAGGGAGAATTCCCACAAAATCAACTGCAATAAATCTAATTCGATGCCTTTTCATTAATCAAATACAGTTAGCTTTTTCTATTCCAAAAGCATTTCCTCCGTCTCTAGCAGCCAATTTGAAGCTGGAGAACAACTTGGGTTAGAGAAGTTTCTCTTTTATCATTCCAACCCATTAGTAAATCTTCAAAAAAATTATCACTATGCAGTTCTACTGCATGGTGATGAGGATCAACATCGACTGCAATGGATGTTACAGAAAAGTAAGGAGAGCCCTTACTGATATACAAGgtatatatatgcatatatatatatatatatattcacacatattttcagtccaaattgcatTTCTTTTCAATCTTTTTTACCCTTTTCTGCAATTATTACAGAGTTGGAGACACACTTGATAGAGCAGAAGCAAAGCAGGGTAAGTGTGTTTGGGAAATTCATCCCACAGGATGTGGCAATCAAAATCAGGAACAGGACTAACCGCTGAGATATTGGAGATACAAGAGTTGGtcaccaccgccaccaccaccaaAACAATCAAGGGCATAGAATCCTCATCAGGTCAAGTTCTTGGAATCTTTTA harbors:
- the LOC110635143 gene encoding uncharacterized protein LOC110635143 codes for the protein MASWAKNKLAKLTTYKSNNRLLLPPLDTSSVEEVGLAADLGCAMCQKRVADAISRIDDIESVVVHVAEKKVTLTRKSSAKGSSAAASAKASRVALFPFHT